In one window of Halomarina pelagica DNA:
- the hutG gene encoding formimidoylglutamase gives MSRLDPPAAWEPTSDDPNDEQFGHVVRPVSAEGTIDADAVLLGEPYDGAVIGRPGAREGPAAIRRALAGVKTHRFGSGAAPSVGDCGDVSLDGREPVADAQGTVAAVARRLHESGAFPVFLGGDNSLTYANARPLLDRGSLGVVNLDAHLDVREARDGPTSGTPYRQLFEAGLDAYACVGARHFETSTAYAEYVAERGGAVVTAEAVGDGVESAAERALDALGDVEQVYVSVDLDVLDATAGPGVSAPTPGGLTTRELFRVLRRVVADERVRGFEVVECAPPLDRDGRTVAAAARAVAHVLSTVASRGGA, from the coding sequence GTGTCCCGCCTCGATCCGCCCGCCGCGTGGGAGCCGACATCCGACGACCCGAACGACGAGCAGTTCGGCCACGTCGTCCGGCCGGTGAGCGCCGAGGGAACGATCGACGCGGACGCCGTCCTGCTCGGCGAACCGTACGACGGCGCGGTGATCGGTCGCCCCGGCGCGCGGGAGGGACCGGCCGCGATCCGACGGGCCCTCGCGGGGGTGAAGACCCACCGCTTCGGATCGGGGGCCGCCCCGTCGGTCGGCGACTGCGGCGACGTGTCGCTCGACGGGCGCGAGCCGGTCGCCGACGCCCAGGGGACCGTCGCGGCGGTCGCCCGCCGCCTCCACGAGTCGGGCGCGTTCCCCGTCTTCCTCGGCGGGGACAACTCCCTCACCTACGCGAACGCCCGTCCCCTGCTCGACCGGGGGAGCCTGGGCGTCGTCAACCTCGACGCCCACCTGGACGTGCGCGAGGCGCGCGACGGGCCGACCAGCGGTACTCCCTACCGACAGCTGTTCGAGGCGGGCCTCGACGCCTACGCCTGCGTCGGGGCGCGCCACTTCGAGACCTCGACCGCCTACGCGGAGTACGTCGCCGAGCGCGGGGGGGCCGTCGTCACGGCCGAGGCGGTGGGCGACGGCGTGGAGAGTGCCGCAGAGCGCGCGCTCGACGCGCTGGGCGACGTCGAGCAGGTGTACGTGAGCGTCGACCTCGACGTGCTTGACGCGACCGCCGGGCCGGGCGTGAGCGCGCCCACCCCCGGCGGCCTCACCACCCGGGAGCTGTTCCGGGTCCTCCGGCGCGTCGTCGCGGACGAGCGGGTCCGCGGGTTCGAGGTCGTCGAGTGCGCGCCGCCGCTCGACCGGGACGGCCGGACGGTCGCCGCCGCCGCCCGCGCCGTCGCCCACGTGCTAAGTACCGTCGCGTCGAGAGGGGGAGCATGA